A single region of the Pontibacter kalidii genome encodes:
- a CDS encoding response regulator transcription factor: MKVLLLEDEPKVVSLIKRGLEGEGYEISVAMDGFTALKMVGLNHYDIIILDIMVPGMNGLEVCKHIREADHSTPILILSALGSTEHIVAGFNSVADDYMVKPFNLAELRVRMQSLIRRSNRDLTKHNFITLADLRVDFDTMEVTRNNKLISLTGTEFRLLEYLLKNKRKVLPRLDILENVWGADFDMGTNVVDVYINYLRKKIDKDFSPKLIHTVVGVGYVMRAQ, translated from the coding sequence ATGAAAGTATTATTGTTAGAGGATGAGCCAAAGGTCGTTTCCCTCATTAAAAGAGGGTTAGAGGGTGAAGGTTATGAGATTTCAGTGGCAATGGACGGGTTCACGGCGCTGAAAATGGTAGGGCTGAACCACTACGATATTATAATTCTGGACATTATGGTGCCCGGTATGAATGGTTTAGAAGTATGTAAACACATCAGAGAGGCAGATCATAGCACACCGATTCTCATTCTGTCGGCCCTTGGCTCCACGGAGCATATTGTGGCCGGCTTCAACTCCGTGGCCGATGATTACATGGTCAAGCCTTTTAACTTGGCGGAGCTGCGTGTCCGTATGCAAAGCCTGATCAGGAGGTCTAATAGGGATTTAACAAAGCACAACTTTATTACCTTGGCTGACCTGAGAGTTGACTTTGACACGATGGAAGTGACGCGAAACAATAAGCTAATCTCACTGACCGGAACAGAGTTTCGCTTGCTGGAGTACCTTCTCAAAAATAAGAGAAAGGTTTTACCACGCCTCGACATCCTTGAGAACGTGTGGGGGGCAGATTTTGACATGGGAACAAATGTGGTGGACGTCTATATAAACTACCTGAGAAAAAAGATAGATAAGGATTTTAGCCCTAAGCTAATTCATACGGTAGTGGGGGTAGGATATGTGATGCGGGCTCAGTAA
- a CDS encoding sensor histidine kinase, with translation MENSATIVASAVLQQEKADDFYAIRNNILQHLEDEEEYILRIKPGSKDIDFPTSLPLDESFYRQAITNGRARHYEDGIYYVALYTNNNEGEDDILVVSTARDVEGDAYRKRLRTTLAVTYLGAVLTMGLTSLFFSRKLFGQMVKIIQKVNSINVFNLNDRLEKEPSLEEISKLQDTLNEMLNRIEAAFKAQQDYVSNTSHSLRTPLTIIAGEAELALRSIEKGHKAEYSLQMIMQEAEKLKHTVNTLLELVKVIGSGRKDTWKVTRLDEVLNSVTHTISKMDESFKMRIDYSDLPDNDSLLCVSANEHLLDLALSNIILNGFKYSGNKEVKVKLIPEKDTIRVEVTDFGIGIPEEEQQLIFTPYFRASNTEGFEGFGIGLPLALEIMRMHNGDIRVNSREGKGTTVQVILPVAKPQQPEMQGQEV, from the coding sequence ATGGAAAACAGTGCTACCATTGTTGCCAGTGCAGTGCTGCAGCAGGAGAAGGCAGATGACTTTTATGCCATCAGGAATAATATCTTGCAGCACCTAGAAGATGAGGAGGAGTATATCTTGCGCATCAAACCGGGGAGCAAAGACATTGACTTCCCGACTTCGTTGCCTCTGGATGAGTCGTTTTATCGGCAAGCGATTACTAACGGCCGAGCACGTCACTATGAAGATGGCATCTACTATGTTGCGCTTTATACGAACAACAACGAAGGGGAGGATGACATTCTGGTAGTCTCGACTGCCCGGGACGTGGAGGGGGATGCCTACCGCAAAAGGCTGAGAACAACGCTTGCCGTTACCTACCTGGGCGCTGTTTTAACCATGGGCCTCACCAGCCTGTTCTTTTCCAGAAAGCTTTTTGGGCAGATGGTTAAAATCATCCAGAAGGTGAACAGCATCAATGTCTTTAACCTGAATGACAGGCTGGAGAAAGAGCCCAGTCTGGAAGAGATCAGCAAGTTGCAGGACACGTTGAATGAAATGCTGAACCGAATCGAGGCGGCTTTCAAAGCGCAGCAGGACTATGTGAGCAACACCTCCCACTCGCTCCGCACCCCGCTCACCATTATTGCGGGAGAGGCAGAACTGGCCTTGCGCAGCATTGAGAAGGGCCACAAGGCCGAGTACTCGCTTCAAATGATCATGCAGGAAGCAGAGAAGCTGAAGCATACAGTAAACACCCTACTGGAGCTTGTGAAAGTGATTGGAAGCGGTAGGAAAGACACCTGGAAAGTGACCAGGCTGGATGAGGTGCTTAACAGCGTGACCCATACAATAAGCAAAATGGATGAGAGCTTCAAGATGAGGATAGACTACAGCGACCTGCCGGATAATGATTCTCTGCTCTGTGTTAGCGCAAATGAGCACCTGCTGGATCTGGCGCTGTCCAATATCATCCTGAACGGGTTTAAGTACTCCGGTAACAAGGAGGTTAAGGTGAAGCTAATCCCCGAAAAGGACACCATCCGAGTGGAGGTGACAGACTTTGGCATCGGCATTCCGGAAGAAGAGCAGCAACTAATCTTTACGCCGTACTTCCGGGCCTCCAACACCGAAGGCTTCGAAGGATTTGGCATTGGCCTCCCGCTAGCCCTCGAGATTATGCGGATGCACAACGGCGACATACGAGTGAACTCCAGAGAAGGGAAAGGGACTACTGTGCAGGTAATTCTGCCTGTCGCCAAACCGCAGCAGCCCGAAATGCAGGGGCAGGAAGTATAG
- a CDS encoding porin produces MFRRFIGVSLFSLGVCLFSTQPVKAQYAPEYNEGLKINLNDKDDYYIRFMLWNQIWARATEQNPGTLVNGTPQEKSFDIGARRLRMLAMAQLSPRFMIMTHFGINSQTFVGGGAAGSGGTGSYGAGKKPGMFFHDFTSEYTLFPAVDSYTGQKHKFSMTLGAGIHYWMGLSRMTMASTTNFLTLDSPGFNFPNVDQSDQFVRMFGIFAKGKVDKLEYRVSVNKPFATNLVPEQENVAVDNNGSSKPYVAGYFEYQFLDQESNTLPFKVGTYLGQKRVFNIGVGFNAQQDGTMSLQNGQYKSHNIALLAGDMFIDLPFSVGSKDMSLTSYTVAYRYDYGPNYLRHSGTMNLGTNDSNYDGPRSISGSGNARPMLGTGDIYYSQAGLLLPRLGEQDKVRLQPFVAYTRKNLDALEKGGDYWDFGSNVLIQQHNAKVSFQYSLRPNYIATDHIDGNRGEFIVQFQTFL; encoded by the coding sequence ATGTTTAGAAGATTTATAGGAGTGTCCTTGTTCAGTTTAGGTGTATGTCTCTTTTCTACACAACCAGTTAAGGCGCAGTATGCCCCTGAGTATAACGAGGGCCTCAAAATAAATCTGAATGACAAGGATGATTATTACATCCGGTTTATGCTCTGGAACCAGATATGGGCACGGGCTACGGAGCAGAATCCCGGCACACTGGTAAACGGTACCCCACAGGAGAAGTCTTTTGATATCGGGGCGCGTCGCTTGCGCATGCTGGCCATGGCGCAGCTGTCTCCGCGGTTCATGATTATGACCCACTTTGGCATCAACAGCCAGACCTTTGTGGGGGGAGGGGCCGCAGGCAGCGGTGGCACCGGGAGCTATGGAGCCGGTAAAAAGCCGGGGATGTTCTTCCATGACTTTACAAGTGAGTATACCCTTTTCCCGGCGGTTGATTCCTATACCGGGCAGAAGCACAAGTTTTCGATGACCCTGGGAGCAGGCATCCATTATTGGATGGGATTGTCACGCATGACCATGGCCAGCACCACCAACTTCCTCACCCTGGATTCTCCTGGCTTCAATTTTCCAAACGTTGACCAGAGCGACCAGTTTGTGCGCATGTTCGGGATATTTGCCAAGGGCAAGGTCGACAAATTAGAGTACAGGGTAAGCGTGAACAAGCCCTTCGCCACTAACCTGGTGCCGGAGCAGGAGAATGTGGCCGTCGACAACAACGGCAGCAGCAAGCCCTATGTAGCCGGTTACTTTGAATACCAGTTCCTGGACCAGGAGTCGAACACGCTGCCTTTCAAGGTGGGCACTTACCTGGGGCAGAAGCGCGTGTTTAACATCGGCGTCGGTTTCAACGCCCAGCAAGACGGAACCATGAGCCTGCAGAACGGCCAGTATAAATCCCATAACATCGCCTTGCTGGCGGGAGATATGTTCATAGACCTGCCCTTCAGCGTCGGTTCGAAAGACATGTCCCTGACTTCCTACACGGTTGCGTACCGCTACGACTACGGCCCGAACTACCTGCGCCACTCGGGCACCATGAACCTGGGCACTAACGACTCGAATTACGATGGGCCCAGGTCTATCTCAGGTTCCGGCAACGCCAGGCCGATGCTGGGCACCGGTGATATTTACTATAGCCAGGCGGGTCTTCTGCTGCCCCGCTTAGGTGAGCAGGACAAGGTACGGCTCCAGCCTTTTGTGGCCTATACACGAAAGAACCTGGACGCGCTGGAGAAGGGCGGCGACTACTGGGACTTTGGTAGCAATGTGCTCATTCAGCAGCACAATGCCAAGGTGTCCTTTCAGTACTCACTTAGACCCAATTACATAGCAACCGATCACATTGATGGTAACAGGGGCGAGTTTATAGTTCAATTCCAGACTTTCCTGTAA
- the ureA gene encoding urease subunit gamma — translation MHLNPVEQEKLMLHLAGELAAKRLKRGVKLNYPESIAYICGILMEEARDGKKTVAELMKYGAQLLKKNQVMEGVPEMIHFVQIEVTFPDGVKLITVDHPIR, via the coding sequence ATGCACTTAAACCCAGTAGAACAAGAAAAACTAATGCTGCATTTGGCGGGAGAGCTTGCCGCCAAAAGGTTAAAAAGAGGTGTGAAGCTCAATTACCCTGAGTCCATTGCTTATATCTGTGGTATCCTGATGGAAGAGGCCCGTGACGGTAAAAAAACGGTGGCAGAGCTTATGAAATACGGTGCACAGCTCCTGAAGAAGAACCAGGTGATGGAAGGGGTACCGGAGATGATACATTTCGTCCAGATAGAGGTAACCTTCCCGGACGGCGTGAAGCTCATCACGGTGGACCATCCAATCCGCTAA
- a CDS encoding urease subunit beta: protein MIPGEYILKKGEIKANQKGKTVRVKVANTGDRPIQVGSHYHFFETNKALEFDRAATLGMRLNIPASTAVRFEPGEKKTVVLVEIGGKKLIHGFNNLTEGDVSKKSVRENALKKAQKEGYKGATTTKTTKKK from the coding sequence ATGATACCAGGTGAATACATACTCAAGAAGGGGGAGATAAAAGCCAATCAGAAGGGAAAGACCGTACGCGTCAAGGTTGCCAACACCGGAGACCGCCCTATTCAGGTAGGTTCTCATTATCACTTCTTCGAAACGAATAAGGCGCTGGAATTTGACCGGGCAGCAACACTAGGCATGCGCCTGAACATTCCGGCCAGCACGGCAGTGAGGTTTGAGCCCGGGGAAAAGAAGACCGTGGTCTTGGTAGAGATAGGCGGTAAAAAGCTCATTCACGGCTTCAATAACCTGACGGAAGGCGATGTGTCGAAGAAGAGCGTCCGGGAAAATGCTCTCAAAAAGGCGCAAAAAGAAGGGTACAAGGGAGCTACCACTACCAAAACTACCAAGAAGAAATAA
- the ureC gene encoding urease subunit alpha: MGNWNRREWIKVVGLSTAGLSLLGLDALGSDKSSVKYIDGELYIPRDRYAALFGPTTGDKVRLADTELFIEIEKDFNVYGEENKFGGGKTIRDGMGQSTSATQDEVLDLVLTNAIIIDHWGIVKADIGIKNGKIVGIGKAGNPDTQEGVTKGMIIGAATEVHSCAGKIVTAGAIDTHIHFIAPQQFDVALYSGTTTLVGGGTGPADGTLATTVTPGKWWLESMLEASESTPLNLGFFGKGNTSSFKTAAEQIEAGALGLKIHEDWGATPSTIDNALTVADKYDVQIAIHTDTLNEAGFLEDTVRAINGRTIHTFHTEGAGGGHAPDIIKIAMYPNVLPASTNPTKPYTINTVDEHLDMLMSVHHLDKSIPEDVAFADSRIRPATIAAEDILQDMGVFSIMSSDSQAMGRVGEVISRTWQTAHKMKIQRGPLAQDKGKDNDNYRVKRYVSKYTINAAKAQGIDYCIGSVEVGKYADLVLWETSLFGVKPDMILKNGFIVGAKMGDPNGSISLPQPVIYRPMFGTLGKSIGRAGFNFVSGVSLENGNINRLGLSKNSLAVKGCRKVSKRDMVHNNAMPKIEVDPETYTVTADGEVLTCEPLSVVPMAQRYFLF, translated from the coding sequence ATGGGAAATTGGAACAGACGCGAATGGATTAAAGTAGTAGGGCTTTCTACTGCCGGGCTTTCGCTTCTAGGGCTTGATGCACTGGGAAGTGACAAGTCTTCCGTGAAATATATAGACGGTGAACTCTACATTCCTAGAGATCGCTATGCTGCTCTCTTCGGGCCTACCACGGGGGATAAGGTGCGTCTGGCAGATACAGAGCTCTTCATCGAAATTGAGAAGGATTTCAACGTTTACGGGGAGGAAAACAAGTTCGGGGGCGGTAAAACCATCCGCGACGGCATGGGCCAGTCCACCTCGGCCACACAAGACGAAGTGCTGGATTTGGTGCTGACCAACGCTATCATCATCGATCACTGGGGCATCGTGAAGGCAGATATCGGCATCAAGAACGGCAAGATCGTCGGCATCGGCAAGGCCGGTAACCCGGATACCCAGGAGGGGGTCACCAAAGGCATGATCATAGGTGCCGCCACGGAAGTACATAGTTGCGCCGGTAAGATTGTGACGGCAGGCGCCATCGACACCCACATCCACTTTATTGCCCCACAGCAGTTTGATGTAGCGCTCTATAGTGGTACAACAACCCTGGTGGGCGGCGGCACTGGCCCGGCGGACGGAACGTTGGCTACTACCGTAACCCCAGGAAAATGGTGGCTGGAAAGTATGCTGGAGGCTTCGGAAAGCACCCCATTGAACCTGGGCTTCTTTGGTAAAGGCAACACCTCTTCCTTCAAGACGGCGGCCGAGCAGATTGAAGCGGGTGCATTGGGCCTTAAAATTCACGAGGACTGGGGGGCTACTCCTTCCACCATCGACAATGCCCTGACAGTAGCAGACAAGTATGACGTGCAGATAGCTATCCACACCGATACACTGAACGAGGCGGGTTTCCTGGAAGATACGGTGAGGGCTATCAATGGCCGGACAATCCACACGTTCCACACGGAGGGTGCCGGTGGCGGCCACGCGCCGGACATCATCAAGATCGCCATGTACCCGAACGTGCTGCCAGCCTCCACCAACCCGACCAAGCCTTATACGATCAACACCGTGGATGAGCACCTGGACATGCTCATGTCGGTGCACCACCTCGACAAGAGCATCCCCGAGGACGTGGCCTTTGCCGACTCCCGCATCCGCCCGGCAACCATCGCGGCCGAGGATATCCTGCAGGACATGGGCGTGTTCAGCATCATGTCGTCCGACAGCCAGGCCATGGGCCGCGTGGGCGAGGTAATCTCCCGTACCTGGCAGACGGCCCACAAGATGAAAATCCAGAGAGGTCCTTTGGCGCAGGATAAAGGCAAAGACAACGATAACTACCGCGTGAAGCGCTATGTGTCCAAGTATACCATCAATGCAGCTAAGGCGCAGGGAATCGATTACTGCATAGGTTCAGTAGAGGTAGGTAAGTATGCCGACCTGGTGCTGTGGGAAACGAGCCTGTTTGGTGTAAAACCGGACATGATCCTGAAGAACGGATTCATTGTAGGTGCTAAGATGGGTGATCCAAACGGCTCCATCTCGTTGCCACAGCCAGTAATCTACCGTCCGATGTTCGGTACACTAGGCAAATCCATAGGGCGTGCCGGCTTCAATTTCGTGTCAGGTGTCTCCCTTGAGAACGGGAACATCAATCGCCTGGGCCTGTCCAAAAACTCACTGGCGGTAAAGGGCTGCCGGAAAGTATCGAAGAGGGACATGGTGCACAACAACGCCATGCCGAAGATTGAGGTGGATCCGGAAACCTACACCGTAACAGCGGATGGCGAAGTGTTGACCTGCGAGCCGCTGAGTGTGGTGCCCATGGCGCAGCGCTACTTCCTGTTCTAG
- a CDS encoding urease accessory protein UreE: protein MILVEKVIGSLAGTAMNGRKVDLLDLDWFDTGKTTLRKRTRAGQEVGIRKDTTPLEDGDILYLDEERAIVVHILPCECIVFKPRNFREMGTICFEIGNKHIPIFINEEAEVLVEFEQPLYRLLERSGYEPRREVRKLLKTHALRVRKHESSYNRKITIK, encoded by the coding sequence ATGATTCTGGTAGAAAAGGTAATAGGTAGCCTGGCAGGCACTGCGATGAATGGCAGAAAAGTGGATTTGCTGGATCTTGATTGGTTCGACACGGGCAAGACCACGCTCAGGAAGCGAACGCGTGCCGGTCAGGAAGTAGGCATCCGTAAGGACACTACTCCGTTGGAAGACGGCGATATTCTGTACCTGGACGAGGAGCGCGCCATTGTGGTCCATATCCTGCCTTGCGAGTGCATTGTGTTCAAGCCCCGGAATTTTCGGGAGATGGGCACCATCTGCTTTGAGATCGGAAACAAGCACATCCCCATCTTTATCAATGAGGAGGCAGAGGTGCTGGTGGAGTTTGAGCAGCCGCTGTACCGGTTGCTGGAGCGCTCCGGGTATGAGCCGCGGCGGGAGGTAAGAAAGCTGTTAAAAACACATGCGCTGCGCGTGCGCAAGCATGAAAGCAGCTACAACAGAAAAATCACCATCAAATAA
- a CDS encoding urease accessory protein UreF, which translates to MQPLLTLLQINDSMFPIGGFTQSYGLESYVSQGIVKDTPSATVYARDMLAHSIYYNDAAFLQMAWRLLEAKKPAREFQKLDELITALKAPSEIRMASKKLAIRFLKLTQTLHPVKRCSNYLVKVQEGKLHGHYAVAFAMYAHAHGITLKEALMAFYYNTLNGIVTNCAKLVPISQNDAQKILFNLQATISQLVEQQEDLDESLVGLCCIGQEIRCMQHEKQYSRLYIS; encoded by the coding sequence ATGCAGCCATTGTTAACCCTGCTCCAAATCAACGATTCCATGTTCCCGATTGGGGGCTTTACCCAGTCTTACGGTCTGGAATCTTATGTGAGCCAGGGAATTGTAAAAGACACACCCTCTGCGACAGTCTATGCCCGAGACATGCTGGCGCATAGCATCTACTACAACGACGCCGCCTTTTTGCAGATGGCCTGGAGGCTGCTGGAAGCTAAAAAGCCGGCGCGGGAGTTCCAGAAGCTGGATGAGTTGATCACCGCGCTCAAGGCTCCGTCTGAGATCCGGATGGCCAGCAAGAAACTGGCGATCCGCTTCCTGAAGCTGACTCAGACGCTGCACCCGGTCAAGCGCTGCAGTAACTACTTGGTCAAAGTTCAGGAGGGCAAGCTGCACGGGCATTACGCCGTGGCCTTTGCCATGTATGCACATGCTCATGGTATTACGCTCAAGGAGGCGCTGATGGCTTTTTACTACAACACGCTGAATGGCATCGTGACCAACTGCGCCAAGCTGGTACCCATTAGCCAGAACGACGCGCAGAAGATACTCTTCAATCTGCAGGCCACCATCAGCCAGCTGGTCGAGCAGCAGGAGGATCTGGACGAGTCGCTGGTGGGGCTGTGTTGTATCGGGCAGGAGATCCGCTGCATGCAGCACGAGAAGCAATACTCAAGACTGTACATTTCCTAA
- the ureG gene encoding urease accessory protein UreG yields MPRTHVRIGVAGPVGSGKTALIERLTRKMGEEYSICVVTNDIYTREDADFLIKNSSLPADRIIGVETGGCPHTAIREDASMNIEAVEELVERHPDTEIVFVESGGDNISATFSPDLADVTIFVIDVAEGDKMPRKGGPGITRSDLLIINKTDLAPYVNADLAMMERDSKKMRGERPFIFTNLMKLEGLDEVIQWIKTYALLEKEEEHA; encoded by the coding sequence ATGCCAAGAACACACGTGAGAATAGGGGTGGCAGGGCCGGTAGGCTCTGGTAAGACGGCTTTGATAGAAAGGCTGACCCGAAAGATGGGAGAGGAGTACAGCATCTGCGTGGTGACCAACGACATTTATACCCGGGAGGATGCTGATTTCCTGATCAAGAACTCCAGCCTGCCAGCCGACCGCATCATTGGGGTGGAGACGGGCGGCTGCCCGCACACCGCGATCCGGGAAGATGCTTCGATGAACATAGAGGCGGTGGAGGAGTTGGTGGAGCGCCACCCGGACACCGAGATCGTATTTGTGGAGAGCGGCGGCGACAATATATCAGCTACTTTCAGCCCGGATTTGGCTGACGTAACCATCTTCGTGATCGATGTGGCCGAGGGCGACAAGATGCCCCGCAAGGGCGGCCCGGGCATCACGCGCTCCGATCTGCTGATCATCAACAAGACAGACCTGGCTCCTTACGTGAACGCAGACCTGGCCATGATGGAGCGGGATTCGAAGAAGATGCGGGGCGAGCGCCCGTTCATCTTCACCAACCTGATGAAGCTGGAGGGCCTTGATGAGGTGATCCAGTGGATCAAGACCTATGCTTTGCTAGAAAAAGAGGAGGAACATGCTTAG
- a CDS encoding urease accessory protein UreD — protein MLSRIGINAEREGERTLLKDSYHNAPYKVVHYGSRHLQKHLELILMSSSPGIMDEDEVTIKVDVHEEAHLKLSTQSFSKLHPMKKGAVQQTNVTIKKGGVFKYIPHPVTPFAGSIFKTLNEIQMTGSSTLIWGDIIASGRVYSGESFAFKRFHSITKVTCDKKLVLLDNQLLEPARQPMDSILFYEGYTHQATLLYVSPFAEELKAELDEILVEKFEEIDFGFTQCAPNAVMLRGMGKDGGVLHDWLSTMGQLCWEFTMHKSQPESEEQQLLDTQSNQVQLAATGGEAITEPAPASEVQ, from the coding sequence ATGCTTAGTAGAATCGGCATAAATGCGGAGAGGGAGGGAGAGCGAACCTTGTTAAAAGACAGCTACCATAATGCACCCTATAAGGTGGTGCATTATGGCTCCCGCCATTTGCAAAAGCACCTGGAGCTTATCCTGATGAGCTCCTCGCCGGGTATCATGGATGAGGATGAGGTTACGATAAAGGTGGATGTGCACGAAGAGGCGCACCTGAAGCTGTCCACACAATCTTTCAGCAAGTTGCATCCCATGAAAAAGGGAGCGGTGCAGCAAACGAACGTGACCATCAAGAAGGGAGGGGTCTTCAAGTACATTCCGCATCCGGTCACCCCGTTTGCAGGGTCCATCTTTAAAACCCTCAACGAGATTCAGATGACGGGAAGTTCCACGCTGATCTGGGGCGACATCATTGCCTCCGGCCGTGTGTATTCAGGGGAGTCGTTTGCGTTTAAAAGATTTCACAGCATCACAAAGGTGACCTGCGACAAAAAGCTTGTCTTGCTGGACAATCAGCTACTGGAGCCGGCCAGGCAGCCGATGGATTCTATCCTTTTTTATGAGGGCTATACCCACCAGGCCACGCTGCTCTATGTGTCTCCCTTTGCCGAAGAACTGAAAGCCGAGCTGGACGAGATCCTGGTAGAGAAGTTCGAAGAGATCGACTTTGGCTTCACGCAGTGCGCGCCGAATGCCGTGATGCTTCGCGGCATGGGGAAAGACGGTGGCGTGTTGCATGACTGGCTAAGTACCATGGGGCAGCTGTGCTGGGAGTTTACCATGCACAAAAGCCAACCGGAATCAGAAGAGCAGCAACTGCTTGACACGCAATCAAATCAGGTACAGCTGGCGGCTACTGGCGGCGAAGCAATCACTGAGCCAGCACCGGCATCTGAGGTGCAGTAG
- a CDS encoding hydrogenase maturation nickel metallochaperone HypA/HybF, producing MHEISIVRNVFDTLQETYPEKFGRISKVQMEAGLLSNIQPILIQNAFEALIMEEPGLADIELEVVQLPIIAHCETCEKGFEVVRHKFVCACGTPSRKIVQGEELQISKVEFFGN from the coding sequence ATGCACGAGATATCCATTGTGAGGAATGTGTTTGACACCTTGCAGGAAACCTACCCGGAAAAGTTCGGGAGAATCAGCAAGGTGCAAATGGAGGCCGGTTTGCTGAGCAACATACAGCCGATCCTGATACAGAACGCCTTTGAGGCCCTGATCATGGAAGAGCCAGGCTTGGCAGATATTGAGCTGGAAGTGGTGCAGCTTCCGATCATCGCCCACTGCGAGACTTGTGAGAAAGGCTTTGAGGTGGTGCGCCACAAGTTCGTGTGCGCCTGTGGCACTCCCTCCAGAAAGATTGTGCAGGGAGAGGAATTACAGATAAGTAAAGTAGAATTCTTCGGGAATTAA
- the hypB gene encoding hydrogenase nickel incorporation protein HypB: MSTPKYPKSNQMPVGSVQCDNTTLNLLKANDFVAKAIREKLSDVLVINVCSSPGSGKTTLMQETGKRLSEKLNLAVLVGDPETDRDAIRMKEVGINALQIVTGGMCHIEAQMILQALDHIDLTGVDLLFIENVGNLVCPAAFDLGEDIRVTVLAATEGDDKPKKYPRMFLTSELLVVSKADLLPYVPFSVEAAAQDAREVNPAIDVMAISSLKGDGMDEWCNWLLAKVQEKKASLETA, encoded by the coding sequence ATGAGTACGCCAAAATATCCAAAAAGTAACCAAATGCCGGTAGGTTCCGTGCAGTGCGACAACACAACCCTGAACCTGCTGAAGGCAAACGATTTCGTAGCCAAGGCCATCCGTGAGAAGCTGTCGGACGTGCTGGTGATCAACGTGTGCTCCTCGCCGGGAAGCGGCAAGACCACCCTGATGCAGGAGACGGGCAAGCGCCTGAGCGAAAAGCTCAACCTGGCCGTGCTGGTAGGAGACCCGGAAACAGACCGCGACGCCATCCGCATGAAAGAGGTGGGCATCAATGCCCTGCAGATCGTGACCGGCGGCATGTGCCATATCGAGGCGCAGATGATCCTGCAGGCGCTCGACCACATCGATTTGACCGGCGTGGACCTGCTCTTCATCGAAAACGTGGGTAACCTGGTGTGTCCCGCTGCCTTTGATTTAGGCGAGGACATCCGCGTAACGGTGCTGGCGGCTACGGAAGGCGATGACAAGCCCAAAAAGTACCCGCGCATGTTCCTGACCAGTGAGTTGCTCGTCGTTTCAAAAGCTGACCTGCTGCCCTACGTGCCATTCTCGGTAGAGGCCGCTGCGCAGGATGCCAGAGAAGTAAATCCGGCAATAGACGTGATGGCCATCAGCAGCCTGAAAGGCGACGGCATGGACGAGTGGTGCAACTGGCTATTGGCAAAGGTGCAGGAAAAGAAAGCCAGTTTGGAGACAGCCTAA